One genomic segment of Novisyntrophococcus fermenticellae includes these proteins:
- a CDS encoding branched-chain amino acid ABC transporter permease, producing the protein MFFQQLINGLSIGSIYALMAVGYSLIYSLLNFTNFAHSITVTIGAFCAFFVLAGLVQNLFVGIIIAVLAAGGLAMLIELLGYRPLLKKKARRIYLLITGLGISTMCENLIIISFSSRFRVYPVNFSNKSIHLFGASIGQVDLIIFVVCIAALILVELFIHKSRFGLAIRGASFDLDATAIMGVNVQKLILIVFLIAGSLAGLAGALLGAKYTAFPTLGTSMTNKAFISSVFGGLGSIPGAVLGAILLGIGETMISSYVSSSMRDIFAYALLVIILFVRPAGLLGKHTEDKA; encoded by the coding sequence TTGTTCTTTCAACAATTAATTAATGGGTTATCGATTGGCAGTATCTATGCCCTGATGGCAGTGGGATACTCACTGATTTACAGTTTACTGAATTTTACTAATTTTGCGCACAGCATAACAGTTACAATTGGTGCGTTCTGTGCATTTTTTGTGCTGGCGGGTCTGGTACAGAATTTGTTTGTAGGAATTATAATAGCAGTTCTTGCGGCAGGCGGACTTGCCATGTTAATCGAACTTTTGGGATACCGCCCGCTCCTTAAGAAAAAGGCCCGCCGTATCTATCTGTTGATTACAGGACTTGGGATATCTACCATGTGTGAAAACCTGATTATTATTAGTTTCAGCAGCCGATTCCGGGTGTATCCGGTGAATTTTTCCAATAAGTCTATTCATTTGTTCGGGGCGAGCATCGGACAGGTAGACCTGATTATTTTTGTAGTGTGTATTGCAGCTTTGATTCTTGTCGAATTGTTCATACATAAATCCCGTTTTGGCCTGGCAATCAGAGGAGCTTCCTTTGATCTGGATGCAACGGCCATTATGGGCGTAAATGTACAGAAGCTGATTTTGATTGTATTTTTGATTGCGGGAAGCCTTGCAGGATTGGCAGGAGCACTGCTGGGTGCGAAGTACACGGCTTTTCCGACTCTCGGAACATCCATGACGAACAAAGCGTTCATAAGTTCTGTATTCGGCGGGCTTGGAAGTATTCCCGGTGCGGTTCTGGGTGCAATTCTGCTGGGGATAGGGGAAACTATGATTTCCAGTTACGTATCCTCTTCCATGCGGGATATCTTTGCTTATGCACTGTTGGTCATTATATTGTTTGTGCGTCCGGCGGGTCTGCTGGGAAAGCATACAGAAGACAAGGCATAG
- a CDS encoding branched-chain amino acid ABC transporter permease yields MNYWLGVATLTGIYMIAILGVSVLTGFTGLFSMGHAGFMAIGAYTSALVTKTFHVPILVGLICGMLAALLIGLLIGYPTLRLKGDYFVIATLGIGEVTKLIIENLPDLTGGARGMTDVPGGATFPMVLCFLIVTVWLLHNFIRSKHGRNCIAVREEELAAASIGTSVASYKLLAMGISCALCGISGALLAHYMHYLSPTMFSMIKSDELVMTVILGGCGSLTGTIIASMILVPLPEILRFGSVQEWRMVFYGLLVVLVIIFKPSGLMGTKELSISGIRSFFGHVKYKGKER; encoded by the coding sequence ATGAATTACTGGCTTGGTGTTGCAACTTTAACCGGAATATATATGATCGCAATTCTGGGGGTCTCTGTACTTACTGGTTTTACAGGTCTGTTCTCTATGGGACATGCGGGATTTATGGCAATCGGAGCATATACGTCTGCCTTGGTTACAAAGACTTTTCATGTACCCATACTGGTGGGTTTGATCTGCGGAATGCTGGCAGCCTTGCTGATCGGTCTGCTGATCGGATATCCGACACTGAGGCTGAAAGGTGACTATTTTGTAATTGCAACTCTGGGAATCGGTGAAGTGACCAAATTAATTATAGAAAATCTTCCTGACCTCACAGGGGGAGCCAGAGGTATGACGGATGTGCCCGGTGGAGCTACATTTCCCATGGTACTATGTTTCCTGATAGTAACGGTCTGGCTTCTGCACAATTTCATTCGATCCAAACACGGAAGAAATTGTATTGCAGTCAGGGAAGAAGAACTGGCTGCGGCTTCCATCGGAACCAGTGTGGCCAGTTATAAATTACTGGCTATGGGAATCAGCTGTGCTTTATGTGGTATTTCAGGAGCATTACTGGCTCACTATATGCACTACTTAAGTCCTACAATGTTTAGTATGATTAAATCGGACGAATTGGTAATGACAGTAATTCTGGGCGGATGCGGCAGTCTGACAGGAACCATAATCGCTTCTATGATTCTGGTTCCGCTTCCGGAAATCCTGCGGTTTGGATCTGTTCAGGAATGGCGCATGGTGTTTTACGGGCTTCTGGTAGTACTGGTAATTATATTCAAACCGTCCGGGCTCATGGGAACAAAAGAATTGAGTATATCAGGAATCCGCAGTTTCTTCGGTCACGTGAAATACAAAGGGAAGGAGCGATGA
- a CDS encoding ABC transporter ATP-binding protein gives MEQQKYILQLRNVVKHFGGITASDNITINVPKDSIYGIIGPNGAGKTTLFNMITGVYNTTKGDVLFQNEPINGLPTHVIARKGISRTFQNIRLFGDLTVYENLLTACQKNITYGLWDGFFRTRKCRSQEDEMRKFCDALLKDVGLTEQRGQKANNLPYGMQRRLEIARALAVKPDLLLLDEPAAGMNEEESSKLSDFIREIRNKKNITIVIIDHHMDVIMAICDRISVLNFGTLLAEGKPEEIQNNPEVISAYLGVNES, from the coding sequence ATGGAACAGCAGAAATATATACTTCAGCTTAGGAATGTGGTAAAACACTTTGGCGGTATCACGGCTTCTGATAATATAACGATTAACGTACCCAAAGACAGTATCTATGGCATTATCGGCCCAAACGGCGCAGGGAAGACCACGCTGTTCAATATGATTACGGGGGTATATAACACTACGAAAGGAGACGTCTTGTTTCAAAATGAGCCCATTAATGGGCTGCCTACCCATGTCATCGCCAGAAAAGGAATTTCGAGAACGTTTCAGAACATACGTCTGTTCGGTGACTTAACCGTGTATGAGAACTTGCTGACCGCATGCCAGAAGAACATTACATACGGTCTGTGGGACGGGTTCTTCCGCACCAGGAAGTGCCGGAGTCAGGAAGATGAGATGCGAAAATTCTGTGATGCGCTTCTGAAGGATGTCGGGCTTACCGAACAGCGGGGGCAAAAAGCCAATAACCTGCCCTACGGCATGCAGCGCCGCCTGGAAATAGCCAGAGCACTTGCAGTCAAACCTGACCTTCTTCTTCTGGACGAACCGGCAGCAGGCATGAACGAAGAGGAATCCTCAAAGCTTTCGGACTTCATACGGGAAATTCGAAACAAAAAAAATATTACAATTGTGATTATAGATCATCACATGGATGTGATTATGGCCATCTGTGACAGAATCTCAGTGCTGAACTTCGGTACGCTTCTGGCTGAGGGGAAACCTGAGGAAATACAAAATAATCCAGAAGTTATTTCTGCGTATCTGGGGGTGAATGAGTCATGA
- a CDS encoding ABC transporter ATP-binding protein has protein sequence MMNVENLSFSYGKIQAIRDVSFELKEGEIMAIVGANGAGKSSLMKCIAGLLKPQKGEVHYNDTKLESAPYKVVEQGICLVPEGRWIFPNLTVEENLLLGGYTSKNRAGGIKRAYEMFPRLEERSKQRAGTMSGGEQQMLAIARGLMAEPRVLLLDEPSLGLAPLIVNDIMSIIKKINREGISVLLVEQNARKALSIAHRACVLEQGQIIKRGTGAELAADESIVAAYLGKIKK, from the coding sequence ATGATGAACGTAGAGAATCTCAGTTTTTCATATGGCAAGATTCAGGCTATCCGTGATGTCAGTTTTGAATTAAAGGAAGGCGAGATTATGGCAATTGTGGGAGCCAACGGTGCAGGAAAGTCCTCTCTGATGAAGTGTATTGCCGGATTGCTGAAACCCCAGAAGGGTGAAGTGCATTATAATGATACGAAGCTTGAAAGTGCACCGTACAAGGTCGTGGAGCAGGGAATCTGCCTGGTGCCGGAGGGACGCTGGATTTTTCCGAACCTGACGGTGGAGGAAAATCTGCTTCTGGGGGGATACACCAGTAAAAACAGAGCGGGTGGTATAAAGCGTGCTTATGAGATGTTCCCGCGCCTGGAGGAAAGGAGCAAGCAGCGAGCCGGTACCATGTCCGGAGGGGAACAGCAGATGCTTGCTATTGCCAGAGGACTGATGGCAGAACCCAGGGTGCTCTTGTTGGATGAGCCGTCTCTGGGGCTGGCGCCGCTGATTGTAAATGATATTATGTCCATTATTAAGAAAATCAATCGGGAAGGTATCTCTGTACTGCTGGTGGAACAGAATGCGAGAAAGGCTTTGTCCATTGCTCATCGAGCCTGCGTTCTGGAACAGGGACAGATTATAAAGCGTGGTACAGGGGCAGAGTTGGCCGCTGATGAGAGCATTGTGGCTGCTTATCTTGGAAAAATAAAAAAATAA
- a CDS encoding SDR family NAD(P)-dependent oxidoreductase yields MEERVQKAMFDYFRLEGQTAIVTGSGNGIGRATAILLADLGTQVMVCDIEEDSALKVAGEIGKRGGTAIAAKCDVASLEDIRMTVAKTVDSFGSVDILVNNAGGFGGGKTFDKMTYEEWDRLIRINLTGTYMFTNEVVPYMVKKQHGKICMVSSGAALGYDFSDPHYAASKAGMIGLAKELSQELAKHHINVNALGTGLTDTRMAHLPGRSWEDETKGLPWYRVGTPEDQACAIVFLVSEAAEYITGQVLCPNGGAWM; encoded by the coding sequence GTGGAAGAACGTGTACAAAAAGCGATGTTCGATTACTTTCGTCTGGAAGGACAGACAGCTATTGTCACCGGCTCAGGTAATGGAATCGGACGGGCTACAGCTATACTTCTGGCGGATCTGGGGACACAGGTGATGGTGTGTGATATAGAGGAAGACAGTGCGCTGAAGGTGGCCGGAGAGATTGGTAAGCGGGGCGGAACCGCTATTGCTGCAAAGTGTGATGTGGCAAGTCTGGAAGATATCCGGATGACGGTTGCAAAGACTGTGGACTCCTTTGGAAGCGTGGATATTCTGGTGAATAATGCCGGTGGTTTCGGAGGGGGAAAGACTTTTGACAAGATGACTTATGAGGAGTGGGACAGGTTGATTCGTATTAACTTGACGGGAACTTATATGTTCACGAATGAAGTCGTGCCCTATATGGTAAAGAAACAGCACGGTAAAATCTGTATGGTCAGTTCCGGTGCGGCGCTGGGATATGATTTTTCGGATCCCCATTACGCTGCATCCAAGGCAGGTATGATTGGGCTGGCGAAGGAACTGTCTCAGGAACTGGCAAAGCATCATATCAATGTAAATGCTCTTGGTACAGGGCTTACGGATACTCGTATGGCACACCTTCCGGGGCGGTCATGGGAGGATGAGACAAAGGGACTGCCCTGGTACCGCGTGGGAACACCGGAGGACCAGGCTTGTGCTATCGTGTTTCTGGTGTCAGAAGCAGCAGAGTATATCACCGGACAGGTTCTGTGTCCAAACGGCGGGGCGTGGATGTAG
- a CDS encoding SDR family NAD(P)-dependent oxidoreductase, whose protein sequence is MEYDYLKIGGKSAIVTGGGRGIGRATALALARFGSKVMVCDLRDDWGKSAVQEIRQAGGTAEYCHCDVSDTTQVKALVNHVIKTFGTVDILVNNAGIGSVSLPFEEITDEDWDRMLKVDLTAPFYLCREVIPYMKKKEYGKIINISSGSGIIGCEFCTHYASAKAGLIGFTQSIAKELGEYHINVNVIAVPTTQTPMLKETDFDVFVEDELKDIPWGRIGVPEDIADMVLYLSSDSSEYVTGQVLAPNGGRRTPV, encoded by the coding sequence ATGGAATACGATTATTTAAAAATAGGGGGGAAATCAGCCATTGTAACAGGCGGCGGCAGAGGTATCGGAAGAGCCACAGCCCTTGCGCTGGCCAGATTTGGATCCAAAGTTATGGTGTGTGATCTGAGGGATGACTGGGGTAAGTCTGCCGTTCAGGAAATCCGCCAGGCAGGCGGAACAGCAGAATATTGTCACTGTGATGTGTCTGATACAACCCAGGTGAAGGCTCTGGTTAATCATGTAATTAAAACATTTGGAACCGTAGATATATTGGTAAATAATGCAGGAATCGGAAGCGTTTCTCTGCCATTTGAGGAAATTACGGATGAAGATTGGGATCGGATGCTCAAAGTGGATCTCACCGCTCCGTTCTATCTTTGCAGAGAGGTAATCCCTTATATGAAAAAGAAGGAGTACGGCAAGATTATTAATATAAGTTCCGGATCTGGAATTATCGGCTGTGAATTTTGTACGCATTACGCCTCTGCGAAGGCAGGTCTAATCGGGTTTACACAGTCCATTGCCAAAGAACTGGGTGAATATCATATTAATGTTAATGTAATTGCAGTTCCGACTACGCAAACCCCTATGCTGAAAGAGACTGATTTTGATGTGTTTGTGGAGGATGAGCTGAAAGACATTCCATGGGGACGCATCGGAGTACCGGAGGATATTGCAGATATGGTATTGTATCTGTCCTCAGATTCCTCAGAGTATGTTACGGGACAGGTACTTGCGCCCAACGGCGGACGTAGAACTCCCGTATGA
- a CDS encoding polysaccharide deacetylase family protein, giving the protein MVWKDGARSAFALGFDLDGETIWRNKTKTLPNGNSYIKGPSIGKYGPKKGALRVLEILEEFSLKSTWFIPADMVREHPDVVDKILDKGHEIGHHGLDHTGEYGDTFEAQKERVEYCQDIFLKYTGRKALGFRPTGALLQETERWIYSEGGFVYSSAGISGESCGWYMVDGVLTKAVNIPCRDEQMDDYVQTVFNSYPAVLEGMPRIAPYDNTYRNWVHEIEGMVRRGNSGSTAFHPQIAGTPGRAVIFARFCEYLAGHPDVWCAPCIEIAEYFQTVMGGTDDAH; this is encoded by the coding sequence ATGGTTTGGAAAGATGGCGCCAGGAGTGCATTTGCTCTGGGATTTGACCTGGACGGTGAGACAATATGGCGGAATAAGACAAAAACGCTGCCAAATGGAAACAGTTATATCAAGGGTCCGTCCATCGGAAAATACGGTCCGAAAAAGGGTGCACTTCGTGTATTAGAGATTCTTGAGGAGTTTTCACTTAAAAGTACCTGGTTTATACCGGCAGATATGGTCAGGGAACATCCGGATGTCGTTGATAAGATTTTAGACAAGGGGCATGAAATCGGGCATCATGGTCTGGATCATACCGGTGAATATGGCGATACCTTTGAGGCACAAAAGGAACGGGTTGAGTATTGTCAGGATATATTTCTTAAATACACCGGAAGAAAAGCTCTGGGATTCCGTCCTACAGGTGCGTTATTGCAGGAGACAGAAAGGTGGATTTACTCCGAGGGCGGATTTGTATATTCAAGTGCCGGAATCAGCGGAGAGAGCTGTGGATGGTATATGGTGGACGGAGTGCTCACAAAGGCTGTAAATATTCCCTGCCGTGATGAGCAGATGGATGACTACGTACAGACCGTGTTTAACTCCTATCCGGCGGTACTGGAAGGAATGCCCCGGATTGCACCTTATGATAATACGTATCGCAACTGGGTTCATGAGATTGAGGGGATGGTGCGCAGAGGAAACTCAGGTTCTACTGCTTTTCACCCACAAATTGCAGGAACACCCGGCAGGGCAGTGATATTTGCGAGATTTTGTGAATATCTGGCAGGTCATCCGGACGTGTGGTGTGCCCCCTGTATAGAAATTGCAGAATATTTTCAAACGGTAATGGGAGGAACGGACGATGCTCATTGA
- a CDS encoding polysaccharide deacetylase family protein, with the protein MLIERTVWPQNKKCAAMISVNLDAEFFGKIYYPEINVDEGDILRLGRTSIWFGLPGLLEVLDRYEVKATFFIPGVVAERYPDAVRSIVERGHEIGCHGNNHEILAHLTVEEQRAALTEARDTLTEITGKAPAGFRMPEGEISEETLVLVKELGFAYSSSLSDDDVPYIREGCELMELPIHWELFDLPYFVFTFDPPIPPGQSRSACMDDVLANWMYELEGARRFGTLFNLQLDPQAIGEQGRIFMLERLLEELKNTDDVWIAAGEEIAAYCSK; encoded by the coding sequence ATGCTCATTGAAAGAACTGTATGGCCGCAGAATAAGAAATGTGCGGCAATGATCAGCGTCAATCTGGACGCCGAGTTTTTTGGAAAAATATACTATCCGGAGATAAATGTGGACGAAGGGGATATCCTGCGTCTGGGCCGCACGAGTATCTGGTTTGGCCTGCCTGGTCTGCTTGAGGTACTGGACCGGTATGAGGTTAAAGCGACATTCTTTATTCCTGGGGTGGTGGCAGAGAGGTATCCAGATGCAGTTCGCTCTATTGTGGAGCGGGGGCATGAAATCGGCTGCCACGGCAATAACCATGAAATACTGGCACATCTTACGGTAGAAGAACAGCGCGCTGCCCTGACAGAGGCCAGGGATACCCTGACGGAAATTACAGGGAAAGCACCGGCAGGATTTCGCATGCCGGAGGGAGAAATCAGTGAAGAAACCCTGGTACTGGTAAAAGAATTGGGCTTTGCATACTCCAGTTCTCTTTCTGATGATGATGTACCCTATATTCGGGAAGGCTGTGAACTGATGGAATTGCCTATTCACTGGGAGCTGTTCGATTTACCTTATTTTGTATTTACATTTGATCCGCCGATTCCCCCCGGTCAGTCCCGTAGTGCCTGCATGGATGACGTGCTTGCCAACTGGATGTATGAACTGGAAGGTGCCAGAAGATTCGGAACATTGTTCAATCTGCAGTTAGATCCCCAGGCCATTGGAGAACAAGGCCGTATCTTCATGCTGGAAAGACTGTTAGAAGAACTGAAGAATACGGATGATGTGTGGATTGCAGCCGGTGAGGAAATTGCCGCGTATTGCAGTAAGTAA
- a CDS encoding PucR family transcriptional regulator, with the protein MDLLLNNLISSHILLPAACVSRAYQQSEIHQIAVFEQGCSSFFDTLEKMTLVFIQKDMGNCLAHKHLLRLKTRDCALVFYPDDPALTWISALDLPVFLLPDNTNISQTIAQCYHLAYSSMQKLAEASLETMERLSREVLEHKGGNRYIIKVAMDLLECPVAFATPDFHLQKAPSIPPEYLVQPPLYTEDSFDWDLALDSFQIKTACSHSCLAEGVGGAKLKGYVHQNQYCRRHGCRIFIIPITDDSNCYGYLFLSQDERVETLSSEKGIKIQQLLAILKFEIIKSDEIAHTVNRYYDFLLDELIESDQTDFKKLMQKYGLVQKVIYDQYYVMIAGRSPLNTLDIPFHELLTSQQFNLLYDQMVNTLKTINFFLFERKDCIVVLLPSRMIKDTTDGFAPLVSLFQHFLQDRYQGAGISQVVPTKMVRQGYLQALKALAVSQHSLEKAPCFYEKLGILRYFFDHSDNMDFAPLLQIYQDYILPIVRYDEQHGAELLPTLTAYITCCSSPSAICSALYIHKNTLYSRLNKITQVLGKSLSDSEVIFNISMGLKIQTLIQTGILQGELDP; encoded by the coding sequence ATGGACTTATTACTGAATAATCTGATCAGCAGCCATATACTGTTGCCTGCAGCCTGTGTTTCGAGGGCTTATCAGCAGTCCGAAATCCATCAGATTGCAGTTTTTGAACAGGGCTGCAGTTCTTTTTTTGATACATTGGAAAAGATGACTCTGGTTTTTATCCAGAAAGATATGGGGAATTGTCTTGCGCATAAGCATCTGTTAAGGCTTAAAACCCGGGACTGTGCGCTTGTATTCTACCCGGATGACCCGGCTCTGACCTGGATTTCTGCCCTGGATCTGCCTGTGTTCCTGCTGCCTGACAACACAAACATATCTCAAACCATAGCGCAATGTTATCATTTGGCCTACAGCAGTATGCAAAAGCTTGCAGAAGCATCTCTCGAAACTATGGAGCGATTGTCCAGAGAAGTTCTTGAACATAAAGGGGGAAATAGATACATTATAAAAGTTGCTATGGACTTGCTGGAATGCCCTGTGGCTTTCGCTACACCGGATTTTCATCTGCAGAAAGCCCCCAGCATTCCGCCTGAATACCTGGTGCAGCCTCCCCTCTATACAGAAGATTCCTTTGACTGGGATCTGGCTCTGGATTCATTCCAGATAAAAACAGCCTGCTCTCATTCCTGTCTGGCCGAAGGCGTAGGCGGAGCGAAACTAAAGGGTTATGTTCACCAGAACCAATACTGCCGCAGACATGGCTGCCGTATCTTTATCATTCCCATAACCGATGACTCCAACTGTTATGGTTATCTCTTTCTTTCACAGGATGAACGAGTTGAAACCTTGTCCTCTGAAAAAGGCATAAAAATACAGCAGCTTCTGGCTATCTTGAAGTTCGAGATTATCAAGTCCGATGAAATTGCCCATACCGTCAATCGATACTATGATTTCCTGCTGGACGAGCTTATTGAGTCGGATCAGACAGATTTTAAAAAGCTGATGCAAAAGTACGGTTTGGTTCAGAAAGTCATCTACGATCAGTACTATGTTATGATTGCGGGAAGAAGCCCCCTGAATACCTTAGATATACCTTTTCACGAGCTTCTGACCAGCCAGCAGTTCAATCTTTTGTACGACCAGATGGTAAATACTTTAAAAACCATCAACTTCTTTCTGTTTGAGCGAAAGGATTGTATCGTTGTTCTGCTTCCCAGCCGGATGATCAAAGATACAACGGATGGATTTGCCCCTCTTGTTTCCCTGTTTCAGCATTTTTTGCAGGATCGTTATCAGGGAGCAGGCATCAGTCAGGTAGTTCCCACCAAGATGGTACGTCAGGGATATCTGCAGGCGCTCAAAGCTTTGGCTGTTTCTCAGCACTCTTTAGAGAAGGCTCCTTGCTTTTACGAAAAGCTCGGCATCCTGCGATACTTTTTTGACCACTCTGATAATATGGACTTTGCTCCTCTTTTGCAGATATATCAGGACTACATTCTTCCCATTGTCAGGTATGATGAGCAGCACGGAGCCGAACTCCTCCCTACACTGACAGCCTATATTACATGCTGCTCCTCGCCGTCCGCTATCTGTTCAGCTTTATATATCCACAAGAATACTCTGTATTCCCGATTGAATAAAATCACGCAGGTTTTGGGGAAGAGTCTCTCAGACAGCGAGGTTATTTTCAATATATCTATGGGCCTTAAGATCCAGACCTTAATACAAACCGGTATTCTGCAGGGAGAACTGGATCCTTAA
- a CDS encoding SDR family oxidoreductase, giving the protein MGIIERMRLDGKRIFVTGGARGIGKSVAAAFAEAGADLAIVDVDIDEARETAKEVSDKTGRKVIAVKTDVTDPEQVEAMVETVVSELGGLEAAFCNAGICINEPAEEMTFEHWKRVIDINLTGVYLTAVAAGKYMMAHGGGSIINTASMSGHIVNVPQPQCAYNASKAGVIMLTKSLAVEWAKKGVRVNCISPGYMGTELINNAPSLAPLIEQWNAMAPMGRLGKPEELQSICVYLAGDTSSFTTGSDIVVDGAFTCF; this is encoded by the coding sequence GTGGGTATTATTGAAAGAATGAGACTGGATGGAAAGCGTATCTTTGTGACGGGAGGGGCAAGAGGAATCGGTAAAAGCGTGGCAGCTGCATTTGCTGAGGCAGGAGCAGATCTGGCTATTGTAGATGTAGATATTGATGAAGCACGGGAGACGGCAAAAGAAGTTTCCGATAAAACCGGCCGGAAGGTGATAGCAGTCAAGACGGATGTAACAGACCCCGAACAGGTGGAGGCGATGGTTGAAACTGTGGTTTCCGAATTGGGCGGACTGGAGGCGGCATTCTGCAATGCGGGAATCTGCATCAACGAACCAGCAGAGGAGATGACTTTTGAGCATTGGAAAAGAGTAATAGACATTAATCTGACGGGTGTTTACCTAACCGCTGTTGCTGCAGGAAAGTATATGATGGCTCATGGAGGCGGTTCCATCATTAATACAGCATCTATGTCAGGCCATATTGTCAATGTGCCCCAGCCCCAGTGTGCGTATAACGCATCTAAAGCGGGAGTCATTATGCTTACCAAATCGCTTGCCGTGGAGTGGGCAAAAAAAGGTGTCCGTGTAAATTGTATCAGTCCCGGATATATGGGAACTGAACTAATCAACAATGCACCAAGTCTTGCCCCGCTGATTGAACAGTGGAATGCAATGGCCCCTATGGGCAGACTTGGGAAGCCGGAAGAACTGCAGTCTATATGTGTATATCTGGCAGGAGACACCAGCAGTTTCACCACCGGTTCTGATATTGTAGTAGATGGGGCATTTACATGTTTCTAA
- a CDS encoding sugar ABC transporter substrate-binding protein yields MKKILAVLMSAALGLSMLAGCTTKEETGSAAGPDKKTEDTADKGDGKYKLGITIQSLENDYWAGVFGEVESMLKEKGWEYTLVDCKDNSATQIGQIENFITAGCDMIMVHPSDPKAIEDVCKEALDAGVKVMCWDDKMENTTVNWVLDNTELGKTIAGPAADFINAHYSEDNKAEVCVIGYPQTPILLERENGILEGLKGAEGKYEVVANIEGLEANDAQTNVETVLQAHPDCKVFVTVSAGGDIGANQALLTKYNNNIPEDCGIFSPDATEQQMRAIKSGKEASNTTVGFEGSNSRTATACVELYDKVLSGETFENDDHNIYRPFVVINAENVDEYLADYE; encoded by the coding sequence ATGAAAAAGATTTTAGCGGTATTAATGAGTGCAGCACTGGGGCTGTCTATGCTGGCGGGGTGCACTACGAAAGAGGAGACAGGTTCAGCAGCAGGTCCTGACAAAAAAACCGAGGATACTGCGGATAAAGGGGATGGAAAGTACAAATTAGGTATCACAATTCAGTCACTGGAAAATGATTACTGGGCAGGCGTTTTTGGAGAAGTTGAGAGCATGTTAAAAGAGAAAGGCTGGGAGTATACACTCGTTGACTGTAAGGACAACTCTGCTACACAGATTGGCCAGATTGAAAACTTCATTACAGCCGGCTGCGACATGATCATGGTGCATCCTTCTGACCCAAAGGCAATTGAAGATGTCTGCAAAGAGGCTTTGGACGCAGGAGTTAAAGTAATGTGCTGGGATGACAAGATGGAGAACACAACTGTAAACTGGGTTCTTGACAACACAGAGCTAGGGAAAACCATCGCAGGGCCGGCTGCTGATTTTATCAATGCACATTATTCAGAAGACAATAAAGCAGAAGTATGTGTCATTGGATATCCCCAGACGCCTATTCTGTTAGAGAGAGAGAACGGAATCCTGGAAGGCTTAAAGGGGGCCGAAGGCAAGTATGAGGTAGTTGCTAATATTGAAGGCCTTGAGGCAAATGATGCACAGACGAACGTAGAGACAGTGCTTCAGGCACACCCGGACTGTAAAGTATTTGTAACGGTCAGTGCAGGCGGCGATATAGGTGCAAATCAGGCACTTCTTACAAAGTATAATAACAATATTCCAGAAGACTGTGGCATATTCTCTCCTGACGCTACAGAGCAGCAGATGCGGGCAATTAAGAGTGGAAAAGAAGCTTCTAATACAACCGTTGGATTTGAAGGTTCAAACAGCAGAACTGCAACAGCATGTGTAGAACTATATGATAAAGTTTTATCAGGCGAAACATTTGAGAATGATGACCATAATATTTACAGACCATTTGTAGTAATTAATGCAGAGAACGTTGATGAATATCTGGCAGACTACGAGTAA